In bacterium, the genomic window GCCGGCGTTCAGTCGTGACGCAGCGCTGCCACCGGATTGATCCGGCTGGCGCGTGTGGCAGGATACCAGCCGGCCAACAGACTCACCAGCAAAGAAAAGAGCAGGGCGCCGGCGATGAGCCAGATGGGCAGATAAAAAAAGTCGATCTCTCCCCCTGCTCCGCCCTGATGGGCCACCCAGATGTTGGCGATCCAGTTCGCCAGTCGTGAGACCAGCCAGCCCAACACCACGCCCAGGCCACCGCCTAAAAGCCCGATCACGCCGGCTTCAAAGAAAAAAATGGACTGGATCTGCCGCCCACTCGCGCCAACCGCTTTCATCACACCGATCTCGCGCGTGCGCTCAAGAATCGACATCACCATGGTGTTGATGATGCCGAGGCTGGCCACAATCAGGGCGATGGTGCCCACG contains:
- a CDS encoding FtsX-like permease family protein, whose product is VGTIALIVASLGIINTMVMSILERTREIGVMKAVGASGRQIQSIFFFEAGVIGLLGGGLGVVLGWLVSRLANWIANIWVAHQGGAGGEIDFFYLPIWLIAGALLFSLLVSLLAGWYPATRASRINPVAALRHD